From Aegilops tauschii subsp. strangulata cultivar AL8/78 chromosome 5, Aet v6.0, whole genome shotgun sequence:
TCGGGCGTACAAACGTTGACATCAGTATTTAGAGTGCGATTTTAAAACATCACAAATAACTATATTGCCATTATAAAATATCACAAGTTTGCATTAGATTTTCCTGTCTAGTGATTTAAGACCGCACCATCAGTAAATTCGCAGCCACCGTGAGAGCGATACTGCAGGCGATTTAAGGTCCGACACCATAGTAAAATCTATTCCTACATTGGTTAGGAATACGATGAAATGACAAGAGTTTTAGGCCATGACCCAAGGCCAACACCAGCACGACACAGCCACAAAAACAACACAAGGGTGCCAGACGAACGGATTAAGATCAATATCCAAATGCCAGCACGGCACATAATCCCGATAACACAATCTATAACTCCAGCAAGATAATAACCAAAACTCAAAGGAACAGGTCCGTTGTGCAGGGTGCCAGACTTTAACAAAAACGCATTtcactcgtcgtcgtcctcgtcgtcatCGGCGGCACCGGCAGAGTTGTTGAGGGCGTTGAGCCTTTCGACGAGGCTGGCCTTCCTCTGCTCATAGGTCAGCTTCTTGGGGTTGTACCTGCATCCAAAAGACTAAGTTCACAATGCAGCTCACAGCAAGGTGTTCAAGAACAGTGGTCAAGAGTAAATGCACGCTCAAGACAGTATGATGAAGAGCTTGCCGACTATACCTCTTGTGAGTCTTGGGAGGCGCCTTGGTTGATTTGGCCATGGTGGGATCAGCACGGATGGCAGCATGAACCTTCTTGTAAACTGCTTCCATGTCATCAGCTGAGATTCCCCTCTTGATGTACTCACTGAAGTGAGTTTGGAACTTCTCTGGTTCCTCATCTGCTAGTGACTGCAACAAGAGAAAGGCATAAGTTCATTAACAGATGAACAACTAACTAGGTACAAGAGCATGAACAAGAGAAATACAGAATCAAGAGAGCAATGGCTTCCAACACACCCTCATGTAGTCAGCGACATGCCCTCCAAAGATGTACTTGCGGTGAATCTCAGCATCCAGCGACTTTTCATCCTTCTTGAAACCAGCAAATCTCTTGTCACTGTGTGGAATGTCAAGGCCGCCATCCAAAGCTCCCTGCAGGACCAAAAATAATTACACCAGGGGCAAAAAAAGCTCCAAGGGATATAACCTGTGCATTCAAAAACAAAATAAGTTCTGAAATGCAGCAGAATAGGGAGCAGCATATCACTTAATGCAAATAAAAAATGAGAACAAACAGCAATAACAATGCTTTTTCACTAGGTCAAACAGCAAAAATAGTTGCTTTAGAAACTTGACACAATAAAGCAGAGCAGCTATAAACAAGTTACAGGGCAATCATGCAATTAAACTCCCAAGTCTATCTAAGGTAGCTAAAGAGGAACGAACAATCGTGATTTGCCGATAGTTTCATGCCAAAGGCTTGTGACATTGAGTGTCCATCTGCACTTATAAAACTGTACGGTAATAACATCGCATACCTTAAGGGCACCAAACACACGGTTTCCAGTGGTGGTCCTAATAAGACCAACATCCAAGAGCGCACGGAAAGGCCTCCTCTCATCAGAAGGCTCAACAGAGAAGTCCTCACCCGTGGCCTGAGCACAGACATATTAGTTGTGCCCATCAGAAGCAGCAAATCAGGATATTACACTAAaaataatattgaagccaaattATACCTCAACATTGCCTTCATACTCCTCATCGAGATCACGGTTCTTGAGCACACGACGAGCCAAAAGGAGACCAGTGCAGTAGGCTACATCATGCATTCAGAAAATTAGATAAGAAAAGAGGCATGCATAAGATCACAGCATGCATTTGCACATTCATTCAGTAGCTAAAATCAACCTGCAGCATAGTTGGTCAGGCCAACTTCAAGACCATAGCGAGGCAACTCATGGGAGTAGGCAGCGGCCATCACGATATCACCAGCAATGGTAGCATACACAATTTGTGCAgtgacatccttgttggtctaaAGTACTATTGTTAAGAGATACAACATGCCTCCAAGGTAATAATAAGCAGAATATAGAAGATTGACAAGTGCACAAATTATAACGAAGAAACTTTGAAGGATACAAATCGCACAACAAAACGGTACTTGGGGGTATTGTATTTGTTCTTGTCCTGGTTTGTGAGCCTCAGCCTGGCCCTG
This genomic window contains:
- the LOC109769755 gene encoding large ribosomal subunit protein uL18z; its protein translation is MVQSEPPTTWSVAVTAHCGAGTARRTQPASSAASRDGIAIAIAIANGDPPEGHGTEDESRRNEQPLSPLCNCSMQQRASCSRPPASRGGKKQNETQFMGLRSGPKEAHPFGGDSHRGPASSQARPRVYTSATTLPPIPSPSARSPARAAAAASFRRSSLPAGAMVYIKNQKTRAYSKRFQVKFKRRRQGKTDYRARLRLTNQDKNKYNTPKYRFVVRFTNKDVTAQIVYATIAGDIVMAAAYSHELPRYGLEVGLTNYAAAYCTGLLLARRVLKNRDLDEEYEGNVEATGEDFSVEPSDERRPFRALLDVGLIRTTTGNRVFGALKGALDGGLDIPHSDKRFAGFKKDEKSLDAEIHRKYIFGGHVADYMRSLADEEPEKFQTHFSEYIKRGISADDMEAVYKKVHAAIRADPTMAKSTKAPPKTHKRYNPKKLTYEQRKASLVERLNALNNSAGAADDDEDDDE